The nucleotide sequence ATCTCGAAGGCTGCCGACATGCAACTCGCGCGCAATCTGGCTTGTGAATACGGCCCGCACAATGTGCGCGTCAATTGCATCGCGCCGGGCCTGATCAAGACCGATTTCGCCAAGGCGCTGTGGGACAATCCGGACAACCTGAAGGCATCTACCGCGCGCTCGCCGCTGCTGCGCATTGGCATCCCCGATGAAATCGCGGGTGCCGCGGTGTTCATGGGATCGGCTGCCGGTAATTTCATGACCGGTCAGACGGTCGTCATCGACGGCGGCGCAACGATCAGCTGATCAAGAGCTTCGTCATTCCGGGGTACGCGAAAGCGCAAACCCGGAATCTCGTTGTGTTAGTGTGGATTCCGGGTTCAGCCCTGCGGGCTGCCCCGGAACGACAATTCATTCCACTGCAGCGTAGACGAGGCTGCGCACCAGCGTGCGGAAATACTCGCGCTGGCCGGGGCCTTGCGACAGGAAGATCGCAAACAGATCTTCCTGCGGGTCGATCCAGAAGAACGTGCCTGCGACACCGCTCCAGAAAAACTGTCCGACGGAGCCCGCATAGGGTGCCATGCCTGCATCGGTGCGCACCGCGAATCCGAGGCCAAAACCATGGCCTGGCGGCAGCAGGTGCGACTCCACCTTGACGTTTGCTGCGAGATGGTTGGACGCCATGAACGCGAGCGTCGTGCGTCCGATCACGCGGTTGCCGTCGAGCGTGCCGCCGTTCAGCAGCATCTGGCAGAAGCGCGCGTAGTCCATCGCGGTCGAGACCAGCCCGCCGCCGCCGGATTCCATCTTCGCTACTTCCAGCGGATCGAACAGCGCGACCTTGTCGCCGGTCCATGGATCGGCCGGGAAGGGCTGCGCGATGCGCGACTTGTTGTCCTGCGCGGTGTGAAAGCCGGTTTCGTTCATCTGCAGCGGGCTGAGGATGCGCTCGCTCAGGAAGGCGCTCAGCAGCTTGCCTGACACCACTTCAAGGACGCGGCCCAGAATGTCGGTGGAGCGGCTGTAGTTCCATTCCGTGCCCGGCTGGCACATCAGCGGCATGCTGGCGATGAGCTTCGCGTGTTCCTCATTGGTGATGTCGCGGCGGAAGGTCTTCGCCTTCGCGTACATCCGCTGCACCATGCCGGCGCCGGTGATCTCGTATGAAATGCCCGAGGTGTGACGCAGCAGGTCCTGAATCGTAATCGGATGCACCGGCAGCGCGAATTCCAGCGCCCCGTTGCGCTCGACACCGACCTTCTGGCTGCCGAATTCCGGAATGTACTTGGCCAGCGGGTCGTTGAGCAGGAGATGGCCGTCCTCGACCAGCATCATGATGCCGAGCGACACCAGCGGCTTCGTCATCGAGAAGATGCGGAAGATGCTGTTCGTCGCCATCGCCGTGCTGCCGGCGGGGTCCTGTTTGCCCTGCGCCTCGAACCAGCCGATCTGGCCGCGCCGCGCCACCATCGACACCACGCCCGGCGTCGTGCCCTTGTCGATCTCGCGCTGGAACGCGTCGCGCATCCGCTGCAGCCGCTGTGCGGAAAGGCCAATCGTCTCCGGCTTGGCGGAGGGAAGGGCTGGGGTTGCCTTGGCGGCGCTTGGCGTGGCGTGGACGTTCATGTTGCCTCCGGTTTTCTTGTTCTGAAATCAATGCCAGCTGAAGCTTGGCCCAGAACGCCTGACTTGAACAGAGTGTCATCGCAACGCAATACAATTATAAGTAGACAATCTGCTTTGCTCTCCCCTAACTTTCGCCCTGGCTGAGTAAAGCAAAAACAGCGGGGGCTGTATGTCGAGGATGATGGGGCTGGCACGGCTTGCCGTGCTTGCGGGAGCGCTTGCGCTCGCTGGCTGCAAGACAATCGAGAATTCTCTATCGCAAAACGACGTAGCGGGCATGAAACTGACGGACATCTCCGTCAGCTTTGCTCCTGACGCAACTATCCAGTGGGACGATGGCATCCGGGCCTACGCCACGTCGAAATCGATCCCGGACGATCAGATCGCGACAGCGACGAACACACCTGAGGGCAAGGCCTACGTTCGGAATCTTCTGGCGCAACGGATCAAGGCTGGAGTCGACAAGACGATGGCCGGTCATCTCAACGGCTCGCGTCCTGTACGGCTTAACATCGTGGTCCACAGCTTCACGATTTCACCCGCGATCCAGCGAATTGTTATCGGCGGAGGCCATGGCATGCTCGCTGACGCAAATCTGGTGGATGCACGAACTGGCGCCAGTATCGTGGCTTATCCGAAAATGAGTGTCGTTCTTGTTGTCGGACAAGGGGTTTTGGGAACCGCGGTTCAGGCCGCGATCGATCATGCTTCCGAGCAGAGCACGGCCGATAAAATTGCCAGCCGCTACGGCGATAGCTATCGTGATTGGCTGCTTCGAAAATCCTGAGGGCCTATGTTTCGTTGGCCTTCCGCGAATATCTAGAGTGAAGGGTCAATGACTGACGCAGGTGCCAGGAAACTGGCGAAAGACGGCTGGACGATCGTCGAGGACGACGGGTTTCTCAATCTGGTGGGACCGCTCTGGCATCGCGCCAACGACACGACGGGCGAATACGCCATCGTTGCGCAGGCGAAACACAAGAACCGGCGTGGGTTCGTTCAGGGCGGGTTGCTGATGACGCTGGCGGACCGTTCGCTCGGCATGGCCGCGCGCGCGGGAAGCGGGTCCAGCGCTGTCGTCACGATCCAGATGGATACGCACTTCATCGATGCGGCCAAAATCGGAGAAATCCTGATCTCGACGCCGCGCGTGGTGCGCAGCACGCGCACGCTGATTTTCCTGAATACCGAACTGACGGCGGAAGGCCGCTGCGTCGTGATGGCAAGCGGCGTGTTCAAGATCATGAAGGGCGCGGGCTGACCGATCACAAGCTCGCGGCTGAAACGATAAAGGCCGCCCCACCAAGGTGGAGCGGCCTTTACCAAGGCACACACTATTTTGAGGCGGACTTACGCCGCCCGGACCTCGCGCAGGAAGGCATCGACCTGCGCCTTCAGTGTTTCGCCATTCATGGACAGTTCGGCGGCCGATGCGACGACCTGATCGGCAGCGACGCCGGTTTCCCGGGCCGCATCGCGAACGCCGACGATGTTCGCCGAGACTTCGCCCGTGCCACGCGCGGCCTCGGCAACGTTGTGGGCGATCTCGCGTGTGGCTGCGCCTTGCTCCTCGACCGCGGACGCAATGGCGCTCGCGATCTCGTTGACCTTGCTGATGGTGTGGGTGATCCCGTTGATGGCCTCGGCGGACGTCTTTGTCGCGGACTGGATGGCTCCGACCTGCGCTGAAATTTCGTCGGTCGCCTTCGACGTCTGGCTTGCCAGCGCCTTCACTTCGGACGCGACGACGGCAAATCCCCGTCCGGCTTCGCCGGCGCGCGCCGCTTCGATGGTGGCGTTGAGCGCGAGCAGGTTGGTCTGTTCGGCGATCTCGCTGATCAGTTTCACCACGTCGCCGATCTTCTGGGCGGCCAGCGCCAGTCCCTGAACTTCCGCATTGGTGTCGTTCGCCTGCTTGGCGGCGTGACCGGCCACCTGCGCGGATTCATTGACCTGCTGGGCGATCTCGTTGATCGAGGCGTTGAGTTCCTCGATCGCGGCGGCGACAGCCTGGGCATTCTGCGATGCTTCTTCCGATGCATCGGCAACCGTCGCGGTCTGCTGCGTCGCTTCTTCCGCCGTGCGGGCCATATTTTCGGCCGTGCTGCGCAACTCGGTCGATGCCGCGCCCACCGCATTCACGACGCTGCCGACGCCGGTTTCGAATCGCTCGGCGAGGGCCAGCACGGTGCTGCGGCGTTCGGCCTCCGAGGCGACACGCTGCTCTTCCTGCGCGGCACGCAACCGGCCGGTTTCAATCAGGCTGTCCTTGAACACCTCGACGGCGCGCGCCATCGAGCCGATCTCGTCGCGGCGATCTGCGCCCGGCACGATGATGTCGTGCTTGCCGGACGTCATCACACGCATCGCGCCTTCGAGTGCCACGATCGGTCGTGCCAGTCCGCGACCCACCCAGGCGGCAATCAGACCGGCGATCAGCACCGCGGCGATAGCGCCGACTGCGAGCCACTTCGCGGAGTTGCTCGCGATCTCGGCGTAGGCCTTCGTGTTGCGTGCGATCTCGATGACGGCGACCGGCTGTCCGGAGAAGTTCTTGATCTGACCGAAGGTGGTCGAAACGGGCTCACCCTTGCGTTCTCCCGACACGATAACGGACTCGCCGGCAAGCGCGCGCTTGACGATGTCACCGGAAGGTGCGGCTCCTCCGATGGTCGATGCGAGGGTCTTGACGTTG is from Afipia massiliensis and encodes:
- a CDS encoding serine hydrolase domain-containing protein, giving the protein MNVHATPSAAKATPALPSAKPETIGLSAQRLQRMRDAFQREIDKGTTPGVVSMVARRGQIGWFEAQGKQDPAGSTAMATNSIFRIFSMTKPLVSLGIMMLVEDGHLLLNDPLAKYIPEFGSQKVGVERNGALEFALPVHPITIQDLLRHTSGISYEITGAGMVQRMYAKAKTFRRDITNEEHAKLIASMPLMCQPGTEWNYSRSTDILGRVLEVVSGKLLSAFLSERILSPLQMNETGFHTAQDNKSRIAQPFPADPWTGDKVALFDPLEVAKMESGGGGLVSTAMDYARFCQMLLNGGTLDGNRVIGRTTLAFMASNHLAANVKVESHLLPPGHGFGLGFAVRTDAGMAPYAGSVGQFFWSGVAGTFFWIDPQEDLFAIFLSQGPGQREYFRTLVRSLVYAAVE
- a CDS encoding PaaI family thioesterase; this translates as MTDAGARKLAKDGWTIVEDDGFLNLVGPLWHRANDTTGEYAIVAQAKHKNRRGFVQGGLLMTLADRSLGMAARAGSGSSAVVTIQMDTHFIDAAKIGEILISTPRVVRSTRTLIFLNTELTAEGRCVVMASGVFKIMKGAG
- a CDS encoding methyl-accepting chemotaxis protein gives rise to the protein MRKLWSVSARIMIAISLVAAASCAGLAAFGLWQQQTAVDLALQRELKSDYDNMMSAMDSDTRTVQVVANALATMPELKTVVKARDRDATLKLLASTLNSIKPLGVELITIQIPPGVTLARLHNPTAFGDDVTARRKMVVQAFATKKPVGGVEAGRDVLNIFGTTPILDGDTLLGTVDMGAPFGDAFVKSMKDRFSVDVAIHQINDGNVKTLASTIGGAAPSGDIVKRALAGESVIVSGERKGEPVSTTFGQIKNFSGQPVAVIEIARNTKAYAEIASNSAKWLAVGAIAAVLIAGLIAAWVGRGLARPIVALEGAMRVMTSGKHDIIVPGADRRDEIGSMARAVEVFKDSLIETGRLRAAQEEQRVASEAERRSTVLALAERFETGVGSVVNAVGAASTELRSTAENMARTAEEATQQTATVADASEEASQNAQAVAAAIEELNASINEIAQQVNESAQVAGHAAKQANDTNAEVQGLALAAQKIGDVVKLISEIAEQTNLLALNATIEAARAGEAGRGFAVVASEVKALASQTSKATDEISAQVGAIQSATKTSAEAINGITHTISKVNEIASAIASAVEEQGAATREIAHNVAEAARGTGEVSANIVGVRDAARETGVAADQVVASAAELSMNGETLKAQVDAFLREVRAA